The DNA sequence GTCAATGACTTCAGTGGCGTCAGCTGCAAGTTTCGAAACTAAAGTGGCTGCTTCTTGAACGCTTCCTGAGAGTTCTGCCATCTGGCGGTTTGTTTTAATGGTTTCTTCGTTGCTTGCTACTATGTCTTGGGCTCCTTGAATGGCGTCTTCGAGGATTTTCGCTTGAGACTTTAAGAGTTCAGTATTAACTGTTTTCTGTTTAATTATCTCCTTTGTTAGGGTGTCGATCTTTTTTTCGTACTCTACGATTTTTTTCTGCTCAGTTTCACTTGCCATTTCTATTACTCCATGGTAGAGTACAATTATGGTTTGTGAATTAGTAACCTAACCTGCGTATCCAATCCAACAGACACTCAGTTAAAAGGCGCTATTGTATCAAAACAAAGATTTAGGCGCCGAGAATGGGATTCGAACCCATGCGGAACGGATGTTCCACGGGCTCTCAAGGCCCGCGCGTTAACCACTCTGCCATCTCGGCACCACGAATCAACAGTTTAATCCATCGCTTCTTAAATCTTTACCGAATGATATTTTGGGCAAAGTACTTAACCCGCCGCCATAAACGTAGTAGCCATGCCAAAACAATTAGCCGTGCATATACCAAGCAACATACTCGACACGATCTATGCAGGCGCCAAGGAACTTTACCCGCGGGAAAGCTTCCTTTTGCTGCGGGGCAAAAAACGCAAAGACATCATCAGCGTAACCGACCTGGTTTTGGCGCCCTTTGCCATCCACGGCGAAGGCGAAGTGCACTTTAACTACTTCATGTTCGCAGGCGACTTATCGCTGGTGGGCACCGTGCATTCGCATCCCTCAGGCAACATTTCACCCAGCCACGTTGACCTCAACTACTTCTTTGGGCGGGTGCTCCTCATTGTGGGGCCTCCCTTCCAGGGGATAGGCTGCATAGCGGCTTACGACTCTAACGGCGACCGTGTACCCATAGAAATCACTGCACCCGTCGAGGATAACTGCGAAGAATTCTATGAAGGCATCCTTTGACCGCTTAAAACTGCGCGCTGATACGCCGCAAGGTAATCCACGGCGAATTGTCAGGGTTTCCTTCTTTGCCGGAATGTGTGATTCCTGCTCGCCCGTTATTCTCTACTAGATGATCTTCAGCTATTTCCTCGATTACGCATCGTTTTTGTACCTGAACGCTTACCTACATGCCATATAGTTTTAAATAGCTGTGCTAAAAAAAGAGTTCGTAATTTTAAATTCAAATCAGATAATCAATCTTAAATACAACTTATAAGCCGTAGTAGATGAATAATCAATGCACAAAGTAATCATGGTGAGATATAGATGAATCTTTTCGTGACTGAAGGTAAAATCAAAAATGCCTTGGAAGTTAGTGGTCCACGGTTTTGCAGTCAACAATTTGGGACAAGCGCTCGAAAGCACTTATGCAGCCTGTCGGTCTCAAAGCAAGAATCGCTTGCCGTGAGAAAATCAGCCATCGAGGCGCTAATTCTTGTGGGAATTGATAAAACCATAAGTTATAAACTGCTCGAAGGTTTGCCCAACGACCTTAAAGACACCTTTTACACCCTTGCCTTTTCAGCCACAGCCAACAATGAAACAAAGGAATCCATTATCTACGCGGCAGCCAGTAACACTTCATCCAACATACGCGAAGAAGTTAGCGGTCGCATTCATATAAGCCCTGACCCAGATTTGCCTGTTCTGCTGGAAAAAGAATTGACTGTTTCAATGAAAAAAGAATCAAAGCCAGAAGATCATAATATCACCGATGGATTACGAGCTAACTACGTCGATATGTTGGCTTCAAAGCTGGGAAGCTCCGCCTCGCAAACCTTCAGCTCAATACTAAAAGACGCCGATCCTAGCTCTCAAGTTGGATTAGTTGATCGGTTAGTTGATCACTTGACTGAATGGAGTATTTCAGGACCTGAATATGAAGACCTTTTAATCAAGAAATTTCAAGAATTAAAAATAAACCAATCGTTTGGAGGTTTTGAACGTTCTCTGTTTAGTAACTCTTTTGAGAAAATGTGGGGCTGGAAACCAGACCCCCTCAAGCAGATAATCGAGGCTCTTTCTCAAGTAGGCCAAAAAAAGGCGCTGGCCGCGATGATTAGAGTTCTCATAGAAAAGAAGGAAGACAAGTTCTTCAATAACGTGCACTCACAATATGGCAAAGATACTTCGGATAACCTTGCACTTTTAACGGCGGTGGACAGCACTCAACTAGGTAGCGCAGTAATGGGTCTATTCCAAAGACTGAAAGACGAAGGTCAGTTGCCTCCCTTGGGAAACGTCGCAGAAAAGGACATATTCAGGGTGCTTCTCGAAAAACTAGAAGAAAAGTGATGATTGCCTACCGGCTATGCCCACATGAACCACATAAACATGAAGTTGGTCTATAGCTACGGCGGCGATAAAGTGCCTGTGGAAATATCTGAAGAAGACCTCGTCTTGTACGCTAAAATATATTCAAGTGCAAACTGATCCGCGCCCCTCTCCGTGCCCCGATGAACCATGTCCACGGCTTTGCTGCGTAGGTGATGGTAGAACTCGTGCAATATAACAAAGGGGTTAAGCAGTACTTCGCTGTTGAGAACTGAGATGGTTTGGGTTTGGGCTGTGTAGCATCCGTAGGCTTTATGCTTGTGTCTTTTAGGTAACCCGACCCTAAGCGCTGGAACCTTAACCTTGTATTGTTCTGCGAGAATCACAAGGGCCTCTTCGGGGTTGCCAGCTAAAATCAAAGCAACTACCCGCGCCTTAAAATCCTGCTCCATCCACCGCTGCTCCTATTGCCCGTAGGTGCCCCGCCGAATTTTCTCTGCCAACAAATGAATAAACTCTATCGGCCAAACGTCATCGCAGACGTCGTCGGTGAGGATTTTGCGTTGATGATACAGGGGAATCAGGTCATTTTTAAGCAGTAAAATAAGCAGGAACTCGTGTCCATAGGTGCGTTTAAAGAGAGCGTATTTGCGGGCCTGCCGCTTAGTCATTTCGAAATGGGGTTCAAGAATAATTTTTCTGCCCGCCACCCTCTTCTCCAGGATAAAATCGGGCGTGTAAACCTCGTTTGGCAACGGGAAACTGATGGTTTCATAGCCATAGGGGATATGCAGTTTGAGAAGCGTCAAAGCCGTTTTCTTCTCCCAGCCGCTCTTGTAGCGACTCATCTTCTGATAGTAAGCCTGTGATTGACCCGTGATTTTCTGCATGCGCTCCAAAAAATCCAGCGCCGTCTTTAGGGTGTAGCGGTTAAGGGTTTTTTGTTTAAGCCATCGCCCCAAAAGAAAGAAGGGGTAATCTACTTTGGCTGGGTCCTGTGGGAAAAGCCGCTTGGCATACTGAGTTATCCGTTGGCGTGCGTCAGCGGAGGTTTTTTCGTCGCGCCAAAGCGAAGGGGAAGCATACGAGATTACGCCGAGGCTGGCGGCTACGTTGGCGTTTTCTTTGGTAAGTGGCACATAGAGGTCTTCGGGGAGCATGTGGTCGTAGATTTGTAGGTCAGGCTCGGCGCGAACCATCCAGCGCATGTAAATCCATGCTCGGTCTATGTGGGGGCCAGAGAAGGCAGGTACGTTTTGGGCTAAGTCATCGATGAAGGCTGCGGGTTTACTGAATTTCTGGGCGTACATAAGGAGGTTACGTTCAGCGTTGGTCTTGACGAAGAGGTTAACTGAAGCTAAATTCTCCGATGCAGCCTTCTTGTTGGGACCCAAATCCGAGTAGAAGTCAGCCTTAACGATTTCCTCCTCGAAGAGATGCCCCTTCTTTATTTCAAAAAGGGAACTGCCAAAGGCTGTGTGAAGGTAAGTAAGTAGCATGCGGGCATTTTCGGGGTAACCCACTATCGTATCGTCGAGTATGGAGGCGGCGAGTAAGAAGTAGTGTGCGGCGATGCGGCGTTCCTCATATTTTTCTGAGTAGGGGTTGAAGAGCAGCCGGGGGCTCATGCGCCGGTCCCATTGGACGTCGGCGACATCAGAGTTTTTGTTTATGAAGTCTATGAGCAGCGCTGTGATTTCATCCGTGGCCATTACCCGTTACCTAGATGAATATTATGTAGGACGACGCTTAAAACTTGTGTTATTTTAGAGCAAAACAAGGTCAAGCTGTACAGTTGTCTTTGAAGCATGCTATCTGCAATAATACATAGCAGCATCAAGGATTAAGCCGTTGGTATGGAGAACCGTACTGAAGATGGCGTAACCTGATTCATCGACGCCTTCGCCGTATCCGTCTGAGTAACTGTAGAGGGCATGCTCAATATGCACAGACATGGCTTTCGAATAATTCGTGTTGTACAATGCGAGGAAGCCAAACGCAACTTTCGTGAATATCATGGTTGTGTCGCTTTGGTTTCCTGAGCTATTAAGCACGGTCCATGTTCGGTTATCTGGGAGAACCACCCATTCATACAGCCAAGTGGTGGTGGAGGCGCCTTCGCCGAAAGCCCGGTAGTTCCCTGTTGCTTGATAGTAGGCTTCGTGAGCCAGATACACCTGATGCGTTAAATCCATCAGTTTGGCGGTGTTGTTTGTTTCGAACACTATGCTGAGTAACACGTCGCTTGTAAGTGTCGCATTCGGCAACATAACGCCGCTTACATTCATGGTTCCTGAACTGTATATGTTATCTAAAATATTTTGGGGGTTTATGGGCCAAAAACATGCAAACCCGTATACTGTATAGTAGGTGTAGATGTTGGTGGAGGTCAAGCTTTCAGCTAAAAGACCCGGAACAAGCTTAGAGTAATTTGACCTGTCGCCGTTAAGGTTGTAGACGAGATTGTTGATGCGGGTTGCGAATCCGGAGTCATATGTTCTTAGGTTGTGAAGGGCAACAAGGAGTCTGCCCGTATCGGCGGTGTCCACGACAAACCCCTCTACATCCGAGTTGTTACGATAGATACCTCCGTCCTCAGCCTGATAAAACCAGTACGGGTAACCTGCACTGTTGAGTTCGCGGTTTTCCAGGAAATACAGCACTCTCTCGATGCGGTCATCAAATCCCCAAGCGCCAACATCGCTGATCAAACCCAGCTTGGAG is a window from the Candidatus Bathyarchaeota archaeon genome containing:
- a CDS encoding DUF2400 family protein, whose protein sequence is MATDEITALLIDFINKNSDVADVQWDRRMSPRLLFNPYSEKYEERRIAAHYFLLAASILDDTIVGYPENARMLLTYLHTAFGSSLFEIKKGHLFEEEIVKADFYSDLGPNKKAASENLASVNLFVKTNAERNLLMYAQKFSKPAAFIDDLAQNVPAFSGPHIDRAWIYMRWMVRAEPDLQIYDHMLPEDLYVPLTKENANVAASLGVISYASPSLWRDEKTSADARQRITQYAKRLFPQDPAKVDYPFFLLGRWLKQKTLNRYTLKTALDFLERMQKITGQSQAYYQKMSRYKSGWEKKTALTLLKLHIPYGYETISFPLPNEVYTPDFILEKRVAGRKIILEPHFEMTKRQARKYALFKRTYGHEFLLILLLKNDLIPLYHQRKILTDDVCDDVWPIEFIHLLAEKIRRGTYGQ
- a CDS encoding DUF3131 domain-containing protein, which produces MGFNQKTTIAVAVILIAVIVVPVFAFLNWGNPAMPPSGEPQATNPPQGTSTPTPAPTVNPTEAPTANDKNKDSSKSPDPTPIPRKLGPIESAQTMNSNVWRAVAANAWNYFRPGLGVNATTGLPCSGSSYPYFTDWDMGVYIQAVIDASKLGLISDVGAWGFDDRIERVLYFLENRELNSAGYPYWFYQAEDGGIYRNNSDVEGFVVDTADTGRLLVALHNLRTYDSGFATRINNLVYNLNGDRSNYSKLVPGLLAESLTSTNIYTYYTVYGFACFWPINPQNILDNIYSSGTMNVSGVMLPNATLTSDVLLSIVFETNNTAKLMDLTHQVYLAHEAYYQATGNYRAFGEGASTTTWLYEWVVLPDNRTWTVLNSSGNQSDTTMIFTKVAFGFLALYNTNYSKAMSVHIEHALYSYSDGYGEGVDESGYAIFSTVLHTNGLILDAAMYYCR
- a CDS encoding Mov34/MPN/PAD-1 family protein; the encoded protein is MPKQLAVHIPSNILDTIYAGAKELYPRESFLLLRGKKRKDIISVTDLVLAPFAIHGEGEVHFNYFMFAGDLSLVGTVHSHPSGNISPSHVDLNYFFGRVLLIVGPPFQGIGCIAAYDSNGDRVPIEITAPVEDNCEEFYEGIL